GCGAAGCCGTGGCGCCGCTCGCTGACCAAGCTCGGCTGGGCCCAGTTCTGGCTGGTCTTCTCCAACGCGGTGCTCGGCGGCATCACCGTGCTGACCGACCTCAACCCGTACGTGGTGGCGCTGCACATGGTCGCCGCGCTGGGCCTGGTCTGGGCGGCCGTGCTCGGCTGGGAGCGCAGCAAGGAGGGTGACGGCGCGCCGCACCCGCTGGCGGCGCCCGGGATCCAGCGGTTCGCGCGGGTGCTGGTGGCCTCGATCGGGGCGCTGGTGCTGGTCGGCACGCTGGTCACCGGCGCGGGCCACCACCCGGGCTCGGCCGGCACCTGGCGCATTCCGGTCGACTACGACCGCCTGGCCCAGGCCCACGCCGACCTGGTCTTCCTCGCGGTGGGCCTGACGCTGGCCGCGCTGCTGGTGTTCGCCGCGGTCAAGGCCCCGCCCGCCGCCCGGGCCCGGGTGCGGGAGCTGTTCGTGCTGCTGCTCCTGCAGGGCACGCTCGGTTTCGTCCAGTACTTCACGGACGCCCCGGAGGTCATGGTCGGCCTGCACATGCTGGGCGCCGCGGTGATCTGGGGCGCCGCCCTGCGCGTCCCGCTGGCGCTGCGCACCCGGGCGGGCATCCCGGCCCAGTCCGCCGCCCCGTCCGCCGAACTGGTCGCCTGACCGGCTCCCCGGAACGCGACGACGGCCCGCCGGGGAACCCGGCGGGCCGTCGTCGTCCGCGCGGCGGTCAGAGCTGGATGCCCGCCATCCGCTTCCACTCGTAGGGGCCGGTCTTCACCTTCAGGCCCAGCTCGCCCCCGAACTCCTCGTGCAGGGTGAGCCCGGCGAGCTCGGCGGCCCGGCGGCCGACCGCGTAGCTCGGCGCGACCTGGTCGCCCCAGGCGCCGTCGGCGCCGACCAGGACGATCCGGGTGGCGACGGCCCCGACGTACTCGACGACAGCGTCGGCGCTGCCGCCGTGCTGCGCGGCGAAGCTGCTCAGGTACTTGGCAATGCGCTTGGCGCGGCGCTCGGCGCGGGCGTCCGGCGCGGCGGTGGTGGCGGTCTCTGCGCTGGTCATGCCCGCATGCTACCGACCGGTAGACCGGCTGGCGACGGCAGTTCGCTGTGCCGGGGGCCACACGCCCGCCACCGGCAGCTCGCCGGCCCCCGCGTAGGCCCGGGCGAACTCGGCGCCCTCCGGGCCGGGCCGGGCGATCCGGTGGATCCGCTCCAGCCGCAGCCGCAGCGCGAACTCCCGCTGCTCGGGTGGCAGTCCGGCCGGCAGGTGGAGCAGTTCGAGCAGCCGGTCGGAGAACTCCTGGGTGCGCCAGGCCGCCTCCAGCCGGCGCTGCTGGTAGCCGTCCAGCGCATCGCCGGCGCCGCCGGCGCCGCGCAGGTCCGCGAGCAACGCCCCGACCAGGTCGGCGGCGTCGGCGACCGCCGAGTTGAGGCCCTTGGCGCCGGACGGGGTGACGGTGTGCGCGGCGTCCCCGGCGAGCAGCAGCCGCCCGTGCCGGAACCGGCCGGCGACCCGGCCGCGCATCCGCAGCACCCCGGTCTCCAGCAGCTCCCCGGGCCGCGGGTCGTCGCCGCCGAGGTCCAGCCGCCGGACCAGCTCGGCCCGGATCCGCCCGGCCGCCCAGTCCTCGACCCGCTCCCCCGCGGGCACCTCCAGGTAGAACCGCCCCACGTCGGCGGTGCGCGGCATCATCCCGGCGAACCCGTCCGCGTGCACCGCGTACCGCACCGCCGCCACCGGCCGGTCGATCCGCGCCAGCACCGTCAGCCAGTCGTACGGGTAGCGCCGCTGCGGGCCCGCCGCGCCGTCCGGGAAGGCCGCCGCGACCACGCCGTGCGCCCCCTCGCAGCCGACCGCGTAGCGGGCCCGCAGCCCGCCCGCGGCGGTGCGCAGCAGCACCGCGCCGTCGCCGTCCGGGGCCACCGACTCCACCGGGGAGCCGAAGGCGATCGTGCCGCCGTCGCGCTCGTAGGCGGCGATCAGGTCCCGCACCAGCGACTGCTGCGGGTACACCCAGTGCCGCACCCCGCCGGACAGCGCCCCGTAGTCGACCACCACCCGCTCGCCCAGGCAGCTGATCTCGCACCGCCCGTGCCGCTCCCCCTCCGCGGTCAGCCGGTCGGCCAGCCCGAGCGCCCGCAGGTGCTCGACCACCCGGTGCTCCAGCACCCCGGCCCGCGCGGTGGCCTCCAACTCGGCCCGGGACAGCCGCTCGTGCACCGCGACCTCCACCCCGGCCCGGCGCAGCCCGTGCGCCAGGACCAGCCCGGCGGGCCCGGCCCCGACGACGGCAACGGTGGTGGTGCGGGGCGTCATCGGCGGCCTCCCGTCCTCCCCGCGCGCCCGGTGCGCCCGGCGGACGCCTGGCAACCTAGCACCTGACACCCCGTCACCCCCCGGCCGGGGCGCCGGGGGCCGGAGGGCGTGAATACTGTCCGGGTGAACGATTTCCGTGGCTGGCCGGCCGAGGCGCTGGAGTTCTACGAGCACCTGGAGGCCGACAACTCGAGGACCTTCTGGACCGCGCACCGCGCGGTGTACGACGAGGTGGTGCGGGCACCGATGGAGGCGCTGCTGGCGCGGCTGGAGCCGGAGTTCGGACCGGGGAGGATCTTCCGGCCGAACCGGGACGTCCGGTTCTCGGCCGACAAGTCCCCGTACAAGACGCACGTCGGCGGGTACCTGGAGGGCGGCGGCTACGTGCAGCTGTCCGCCGACGGGCTGGCCTGCGGGCTGGGCTACTACCAGCTGGCGAGCGACCAACTGGCCCGCTACCGCACCGCGGTGGCCGAGGA
Above is a genomic segment from Kitasatospora cineracea containing:
- a CDS encoding COX15/CtaA family protein codes for the protein MTNPFSFLAERWHPTPQHVRRAALAALVMSVVIVVTGGAVRLTDSGLGCTTWPACTGSSVTPTPEMGVHGVIEFTNRMLTYVLSAAIGWFILAARCAKPWRRSLTKLGWAQFWLVFSNAVLGGITVLTDLNPYVVALHMVAALGLVWAAVLGWERSKEGDGAPHPLAAPGIQRFARVLVASIGALVLVGTLVTGAGHHPGSAGTWRIPVDYDRLAQAHADLVFLAVGLTLAALLVFAAVKAPPAARARVRELFVLLLLQGTLGFVQYFTDAPEVMVGLHMLGAAVIWGAALRVPLALRTRAGIPAQSAAPSAELVA
- a CDS encoding FAD-dependent monooxygenase codes for the protein MTPRTTTVAVVGAGPAGLVLAHGLRRAGVEVAVHERLSRAELEATARAGVLEHRVVEHLRALGLADRLTAEGERHGRCEISCLGERVVVDYGALSGGVRHWVYPQQSLVRDLIAAYERDGGTIAFGSPVESVAPDGDGAVLLRTAAGGLRARYAVGCEGAHGVVAAAFPDGAAGPQRRYPYDWLTVLARIDRPVAAVRYAVHADGFAGMMPRTADVGRFYLEVPAGERVEDWAAGRIRAELVRRLDLGGDDPRPGELLETGVLRMRGRVAGRFRHGRLLLAGDAAHTVTPSGAKGLNSAVADAADLVGALLADLRGAGGAGDALDGYQQRRLEAAWRTQEFSDRLLELLHLPAGLPPEQREFALRLRLERIHRIARPGPEGAEFARAYAGAGELPVAGVWPPAQRTAVASRSTGR
- a CDS encoding DUF2461 domain-containing protein, whose amino-acid sequence is MNDFRGWPAEALEFYEHLEADNSRTFWTAHRAVYDEVVRAPMEALLARLEPEFGPGRIFRPNRDVRFSADKSPYKTHVGGYLEGGGYVQLSADGLACGLGYYQLASDQLARYRTAVAEDVPGAELERVVAAVRAAGPQVVGRGSLKTAPRGTPKDHPRIELLRHKGLVAWQEWEPAAWLGTAKAYDRVTGFLRAAAPLHEWLENHVGPSELPPR